A window from Drosophila kikkawai strain 14028-0561.14 chromosome 2L, DkikHiC1v2, whole genome shotgun sequence encodes these proteins:
- the ova gene encoding uncharacterized protein ova isoform X1, whose protein sequence is MNVTMDEKDKAQHNMISNLPLLFANGYPTSLEKITEPQLENFIPFMVQCSLGHINLPKKVDCSEPEWWPENAPFEIPLKKPKAFVGNWMEKMKEIVVICYQFHKSLFLLRFCNDLAAYEHASLRFINNYNSTTSLYDRRNNKLLVTFRNENMSYDRQQKNRKCLLLQKNNNSSLNENSQHMMVEPPPFDIYLCDNCDAELYSKEAILEHENICCMEDDVILCDSPEPSDNNKCEGKNEDDELRNAFLLNFALQSKFSDASCLSNEKQKTYSFSEEASTETSSRSRRLPSRRNRTVHSFSRCSFIPISSPAGQQLLKTTKQTISMDYISERQERLDRFCYTPLISKSNASKQKIFEKKSGSMNVHCTFKKSHEHNFHIYTFPRRQFVKRRDTTENFLFLNSPLIKQCRPISVRLKKISEQQMVMEEQSQVAANTKLNIRLTRHNSLNSHWRISPSSEVVVDTIDLCSSEDDDDESSTKVLGSDALTIIKLTHNNNNKRSSRRTNDSSKCPSEPESSSAADNGSVKPLQQSLYIFSNYKANSVFSRCTVDTITNHSLVSSLTTSNTFTDTQEQHRKEYNQENCNFSKKLVRLTDWYAHSAAAAANTEKSPSNPITTESSSTFDPLSSAVQPFNSTGRIISIDLTS, encoded by the exons ATGAATG TGACAATGGATGAAAAAGATAAAGCTCAGCACAACATGATTTCCAACTTACCACTGCTGTTTGCTAACGGATATCCGACATCCCTAGAGAAAATAACGGAGCCGCAACTAGAAAATTTCATTCCATTCATGGTGCAGTGCTCATTAGGACATATAAACTTACCAAAGAAAGTGGATTGCAGTGAACCAGAATGGTGGCCCGAAAATGCCCCATTCGAGATTCCGTTGAAAAAGCCAAAAGCGTTTGTTGGg AATTGGATGGAGAAAATGAAAGAGATTGTGGTCATATGCTATCAATTTCACAAAAGCCTATTCCTATTAAGATTTTGCAACGATTTAGCTGCTTACGAGCACGCCAGCTTGagatttataaacaattataacTCAACGACATCACTGTATGACAGAAGGAACAACAAATTGCTAGTGACATTTCGCAATGAAAATATG tCGTATGACAGACAGCAAAAGAATAGAAAGTGCTTGTTGCTGCAAAAGAATAACAACAGTTCATTAAATGAAAACTCACAACACATGATGGTTGAGCCACCACCCTTTGATATTTATCTATGCGACAACTGTGATGCTGAACTTTATTCAAAAGAAGCTATACTG GAACACGAAAATATTTGTTGCATGGAGGACGATGTTATACTTTGTGATTCGCCAGAGCCATCAGATAACAATAAAtgcgaaggaaaaaatgaggATGACGAACTGCGCAACGCCTTTCTCTTGAACTTTGCCCTGCAATCAAAGTTTTCGGACGCCAGCTGCTTATcgaatgaaaaacaaaaaacctacTCATTCAGTGAAGAAGCATCAACGGAAACATCCAGTAGAAGCCGTCGATTGCCGTCACGAAGAAATCGCACAGTTCATTCGTTCAGTCGATGCTCGTTTATCCCAATATCATCACCTGCGGGCCAGCAATTATTAAAGACGACAAAGCAAACGATATCGATGGATTATATATCGGAGAGACAGGAGCGCTTGGATCGATTTTGTTACACGCCCTTAATTTCAAAATCGAACGCATCGAAGCAAAAGATTTTCGAAAAGAAGTCTGGCAGCATGAACGTTCATTGTACATTCAAGAAATCCCATGAACACAATTTTCACATTTATACATTTCCGCGACGTCAGTTTGTTAAACGCCGGGATACCACTGagaattttctgtttttgaaCTCGCCGCTAATCAAGCAATGCCGTCCAATTTCAGTTCGATTGAAAAAGATATCGGAACAACAGATGGTGATGGAGGAGCAGAGCCAGGTTGCTGCAAAtacaaaactaaatataaGACTAACGCGCCACAATTCGCTCAATTCGCATTGGAGGATCTCGCCATCAAGCGAAGTAGTTGTCGACACGATTGACTTGTGCTCCTCAGaagacgatgatgatgagagTAGTACTAAAGTGCTCGGCTCCGATGCGCTAACCATAATCAAACTAACgcataacaataacaataaaaggTCCAGCAGGCGAACCAATGACTCAAGCAAATGTCCCTCTGAGCCAGAATCATCGTCGGCTGCCGATAATGGTTCGGTTAAGCCCCTGCAACAGtcgttatacattttttcaaattataagGCTAACTCAGTATTTAGTCGTTGCACTGTTGACACAATTACAAACCATTCATTGGTTAGCTCGCTAACCACATCGAATACCTTTACCGACACGCAGGAGCAGCACAGGAAGGAATACAATCAAGAGAATTGCAATTTTTCCAAGAAATTGGTTCGACTTACAGACTGGTACGCccactcggcggcggcggcggctaaTACGGAGAAGAGCCCATCAAACCCGATCACTACTGAGAGTAGTAGTACGTTTGACCCACTCTCCTCGGCAGTTCAGCCGTTCAATAGCACGGGGCGAATAATTTCCATTGATTTAACATCATAG
- the ova gene encoding uncharacterized protein ova isoform X2 translates to MDEKDKAQHNMISNLPLLFANGYPTSLEKITEPQLENFIPFMVQCSLGHINLPKKVDCSEPEWWPENAPFEIPLKKPKAFVGNWMEKMKEIVVICYQFHKSLFLLRFCNDLAAYEHASLRFINNYNSTTSLYDRRNNKLLVTFRNENMSYDRQQKNRKCLLLQKNNNSSLNENSQHMMVEPPPFDIYLCDNCDAELYSKEAILEHENICCMEDDVILCDSPEPSDNNKCEGKNEDDELRNAFLLNFALQSKFSDASCLSNEKQKTYSFSEEASTETSSRSRRLPSRRNRTVHSFSRCSFIPISSPAGQQLLKTTKQTISMDYISERQERLDRFCYTPLISKSNASKQKIFEKKSGSMNVHCTFKKSHEHNFHIYTFPRRQFVKRRDTTENFLFLNSPLIKQCRPISVRLKKISEQQMVMEEQSQVAANTKLNIRLTRHNSLNSHWRISPSSEVVVDTIDLCSSEDDDDESSTKVLGSDALTIIKLTHNNNNKRSSRRTNDSSKCPSEPESSSAADNGSVKPLQQSLYIFSNYKANSVFSRCTVDTITNHSLVSSLTTSNTFTDTQEQHRKEYNQENCNFSKKLVRLTDWYAHSAAAAANTEKSPSNPITTESSSTFDPLSSAVQPFNSTGRIISIDLTS, encoded by the exons ATGGATGAAAAAGATAAAGCTCAGCACAACATGATTTCCAACTTACCACTGCTGTTTGCTAACGGATATCCGACATCCCTAGAGAAAATAACGGAGCCGCAACTAGAAAATTTCATTCCATTCATGGTGCAGTGCTCATTAGGACATATAAACTTACCAAAGAAAGTGGATTGCAGTGAACCAGAATGGTGGCCCGAAAATGCCCCATTCGAGATTCCGTTGAAAAAGCCAAAAGCGTTTGTTGGg AATTGGATGGAGAAAATGAAAGAGATTGTGGTCATATGCTATCAATTTCACAAAAGCCTATTCCTATTAAGATTTTGCAACGATTTAGCTGCTTACGAGCACGCCAGCTTGagatttataaacaattataacTCAACGACATCACTGTATGACAGAAGGAACAACAAATTGCTAGTGACATTTCGCAATGAAAATATG tCGTATGACAGACAGCAAAAGAATAGAAAGTGCTTGTTGCTGCAAAAGAATAACAACAGTTCATTAAATGAAAACTCACAACACATGATGGTTGAGCCACCACCCTTTGATATTTATCTATGCGACAACTGTGATGCTGAACTTTATTCAAAAGAAGCTATACTG GAACACGAAAATATTTGTTGCATGGAGGACGATGTTATACTTTGTGATTCGCCAGAGCCATCAGATAACAATAAAtgcgaaggaaaaaatgaggATGACGAACTGCGCAACGCCTTTCTCTTGAACTTTGCCCTGCAATCAAAGTTTTCGGACGCCAGCTGCTTATcgaatgaaaaacaaaaaacctacTCATTCAGTGAAGAAGCATCAACGGAAACATCCAGTAGAAGCCGTCGATTGCCGTCACGAAGAAATCGCACAGTTCATTCGTTCAGTCGATGCTCGTTTATCCCAATATCATCACCTGCGGGCCAGCAATTATTAAAGACGACAAAGCAAACGATATCGATGGATTATATATCGGAGAGACAGGAGCGCTTGGATCGATTTTGTTACACGCCCTTAATTTCAAAATCGAACGCATCGAAGCAAAAGATTTTCGAAAAGAAGTCTGGCAGCATGAACGTTCATTGTACATTCAAGAAATCCCATGAACACAATTTTCACATTTATACATTTCCGCGACGTCAGTTTGTTAAACGCCGGGATACCACTGagaattttctgtttttgaaCTCGCCGCTAATCAAGCAATGCCGTCCAATTTCAGTTCGATTGAAAAAGATATCGGAACAACAGATGGTGATGGAGGAGCAGAGCCAGGTTGCTGCAAAtacaaaactaaatataaGACTAACGCGCCACAATTCGCTCAATTCGCATTGGAGGATCTCGCCATCAAGCGAAGTAGTTGTCGACACGATTGACTTGTGCTCCTCAGaagacgatgatgatgagagTAGTACTAAAGTGCTCGGCTCCGATGCGCTAACCATAATCAAACTAACgcataacaataacaataaaaggTCCAGCAGGCGAACCAATGACTCAAGCAAATGTCCCTCTGAGCCAGAATCATCGTCGGCTGCCGATAATGGTTCGGTTAAGCCCCTGCAACAGtcgttatacattttttcaaattataagGCTAACTCAGTATTTAGTCGTTGCACTGTTGACACAATTACAAACCATTCATTGGTTAGCTCGCTAACCACATCGAATACCTTTACCGACACGCAGGAGCAGCACAGGAAGGAATACAATCAAGAGAATTGCAATTTTTCCAAGAAATTGGTTCGACTTACAGACTGGTACGCccactcggcggcggcggcggctaaTACGGAGAAGAGCCCATCAAACCCGATCACTACTGAGAGTAGTAGTACGTTTGACCCACTCTCCTCGGCAGTTCAGCCGTTCAATAGCACGGGGCGAATAATTTCCATTGATTTAACATCATAG
- the eEF1delta gene encoding probable elongation factor 1-delta isoform X1 yields MKVEAQDKFWTDKSRYDIAEKRFYEGPQKVTDRSHYSPLVSEIAKAREHIQNSLEKIDGVTLDDGSKSPLASRLSQLESENKDLKSEVATLTKLFNALLKRVDTVEAQLNLTNGEAKKAEAPTSQQKEQKDDDDDDVDLFGSDSEEEGEEAARIREERLAAYAAKKSKKAVIIAKSNIILDVKPWDDETDLKVMETEIRKITLDGLLWGASKFVPVAFGIQKLSISCVVEDDKVSIDWLTEEIEKLEDFVQSVDIAAFNKI; encoded by the exons atgaaagttGAGGCACAGGACAAATTCTGGACTGACAAAAGTCGCTATGATATTGCCGAAAAGAGATTCTACGAGGGCCCCCAAAAG GTCACTGATCGCAGCCACTACAGCCCCTTAGTAAGCGAAATTGCAAAGGCTAGGGAACACATACAGAACTCATTGGAAAAG ATTGATGGGGTTACCTTAGACGATGGCTCCAAGTCGCCGCTCGCCAGCCGTCTGTCGCAGCTAGAGAGCGAGAATAAGGATCTGAAATCCGAAGTTGCCACACTGACCAAGCTCTTCAATGCCCTTCTCAAGCGCGTAGATACAGTCGAAGCTCAATTAAATTTGACCAACGGCGAGGCAAAGAAGGCAGAAGCCCCAACAAGTCAACAGAAGGAACAgaaggacgacgacgatgatgatgtcGATCTCTTTGGTTCGGACAGCGAGGAGGAGGGCGAGGAGGCTGCGCGCATAAGAGAAGAACGTTTGGCGGCCTATGCAGctaaaaaatccaagaaaGCTGTCATTATCGCCAAGTCAAATATCATCCTTGATGTGAAGCCCTGGGATGATGAGACCGATCTTAAAGTCATGGAGACCGAAATCCGCAAAATCACCCTCGATGGCCTGCTGTGGGGTGCTTCCAAATTCGTTCCCGTTGCCTTCGGCATCCAGAAGCTCAGCATATCCTGTGTGGTTGAAGACGACAAGGTTTCTATTGACTGGCTGACTGAGGAGATCGAGAAACTCGAAGACTTTGTTCAGAGTGTTGACATTGCTGCCTTCAACAAGATCTAA
- the eEF1delta gene encoding probable elongation factor 1-delta isoform X3 yields the protein MKVEAQDKFWTDKSRYDIAEKRFYEGPQKIDGVTLDDGSKSPLASRLSQLESENKDLKSEVATLTKLFNALLKRVDTVEAQLNLTNGEAKKAEAPTSQQKEQKDDDDDDVDLFGSDSEEEGEEAARIREERLAAYAAKKSKKAVIIAKSNIILDVKPWDDETDLKVMETEIRKITLDGLLWGASKFVPVAFGIQKLSISCVVEDDKVSIDWLTEEIEKLEDFVQSVDIAAFNKI from the exons atgaaagttGAGGCACAGGACAAATTCTGGACTGACAAAAGTCGCTATGATATTGCCGAAAAGAGATTCTACGAGGGCCCCCAAAAG ATTGATGGGGTTACCTTAGACGATGGCTCCAAGTCGCCGCTCGCCAGCCGTCTGTCGCAGCTAGAGAGCGAGAATAAGGATCTGAAATCCGAAGTTGCCACACTGACCAAGCTCTTCAATGCCCTTCTCAAGCGCGTAGATACAGTCGAAGCTCAATTAAATTTGACCAACGGCGAGGCAAAGAAGGCAGAAGCCCCAACAAGTCAACAGAAGGAACAgaaggacgacgacgatgatgatgtcGATCTCTTTGGTTCGGACAGCGAGGAGGAGGGCGAGGAGGCTGCGCGCATAAGAGAAGAACGTTTGGCGGCCTATGCAGctaaaaaatccaagaaaGCTGTCATTATCGCCAAGTCAAATATCATCCTTGATGTGAAGCCCTGGGATGATGAGACCGATCTTAAAGTCATGGAGACCGAAATCCGCAAAATCACCCTCGATGGCCTGCTGTGGGGTGCTTCCAAATTCGTTCCCGTTGCCTTCGGCATCCAGAAGCTCAGCATATCCTGTGTGGTTGAAGACGACAAGGTTTCTATTGACTGGCTGACTGAGGAGATCGAGAAACTCGAAGACTTTGTTCAGAGTGTTGACATTGCTGCCTTCAACAAGATCTAA
- the eEF1delta gene encoding probable elongation factor 1-delta isoform X2, whose translation MVPKQVTDRSHYSPLVSEIAKAREHIQNSLEKIDGVTLDDGSKSPLASRLSQLESENKDLKSEVATLTKLFNALLKRVDTVEAQLNLTNGEAKKAEAPTSQQKEQKDDDDDDVDLFGSDSEEEGEEAARIREERLAAYAAKKSKKAVIIAKSNIILDVKPWDDETDLKVMETEIRKITLDGLLWGASKFVPVAFGIQKLSISCVVEDDKVSIDWLTEEIEKLEDFVQSVDIAAFNKI comes from the exons ATGGTGCCTAAACAa GTCACTGATCGCAGCCACTACAGCCCCTTAGTAAGCGAAATTGCAAAGGCTAGGGAACACATACAGAACTCATTGGAAAAG ATTGATGGGGTTACCTTAGACGATGGCTCCAAGTCGCCGCTCGCCAGCCGTCTGTCGCAGCTAGAGAGCGAGAATAAGGATCTGAAATCCGAAGTTGCCACACTGACCAAGCTCTTCAATGCCCTTCTCAAGCGCGTAGATACAGTCGAAGCTCAATTAAATTTGACCAACGGCGAGGCAAAGAAGGCAGAAGCCCCAACAAGTCAACAGAAGGAACAgaaggacgacgacgatgatgatgtcGATCTCTTTGGTTCGGACAGCGAGGAGGAGGGCGAGGAGGCTGCGCGCATAAGAGAAGAACGTTTGGCGGCCTATGCAGctaaaaaatccaagaaaGCTGTCATTATCGCCAAGTCAAATATCATCCTTGATGTGAAGCCCTGGGATGATGAGACCGATCTTAAAGTCATGGAGACCGAAATCCGCAAAATCACCCTCGATGGCCTGCTGTGGGGTGCTTCCAAATTCGTTCCCGTTGCCTTCGGCATCCAGAAGCTCAGCATATCCTGTGTGGTTGAAGACGACAAGGTTTCTATTGACTGGCTGACTGAGGAGATCGAGAAACTCGAAGACTTTGTTCAGAGTGTTGACATTGCTGCCTTCAACAAGATCTAA